TCCCACTGTGCAGATACCAGTGATTCTGGAATTCTTCATACGATGGTTCTGGGGCCATTCACAGTAAATAGTCCACCTGTTAATGGAAGCTCAAACTCCAGTAATGATTCAAAGACACTGGACACTGCATCAGGTAATGCTTATTTGCTTGATACCATGCATTCAATGGTATGAGGGTGTATAATTCTGAAATtatggagacttttttttttttagacttagTTGGCTACTTTTGGCCAATGtttatgtaagatgactataatGGTATTTACTAATATAGCCATGCTGATAtttgttgttttatatatatattttttcaaataaaggggttgtccgggttcagagctgaacccagacaaccccccccccccaatcttgtgctccgatgcactcccttgcctGTGCCCTAAGCACTATGGGGTAGTATTTATCATGGGTCACTATGGGGGGGCGCATTATGAATACTGAGCGACTtgtatgtagtttttttttaaccaacccatacattttctataatggcTTTTTAACGGCCATTAAGCCCTTAACGCAGAAGTACGTACATGATTATGCTTAGAGGCTTTCCAGTTTCCGATATTGACCATCCTCTGCATAGGTAATCAATACCAGATCAGCAGGGCTTtgttcctggcacccctgccgaacAGCTGTTGGAGAGACTGCAGCACTTGTATGGGCACTGTTCTCTATTGTTTACCCACTCTTTGGAGAGTGGAGCAGTATAATTACTCTTCTTCGGTCCTATTCTCGTGAATGGGAAGGAGCAGTTGTAGTTTAAAGAGCTGGTATTGTGAGCTTGATCCCTgctgttctgatattgatggcctatgctgaAGGTAGATCCTAAATATtggaaatgggacaacccctttaaggccacgcTCCATACATgcgtataatacagcaggcatcTGCCGCAATGACTAAGATTGGTGATGCCGAACCCAGTCACTTAAACCCTTGAGAAATTGAAGAGAAACTTTGTCTCCTTAGGGGACGAGAGAGACCTCTCCCAATTGTGTACATAAAAATAAACCTATATCGCCAGGTCCCAAAATGCTTGAACTACTAGAATAGAAGTTTCATGTGTGGTGAACGCCATAATGAAGAAAAAACATCTGTCATTTACCTCTTCTAACAAATCTGAATGGGTGATCAAAAAGCCGTACATACCCCcaaaaataccaataaaaactgtAGCTCTTCCTGCAGAAAAGCCCACTTCAGACAGCAATATGAGTTATGATTGTCAGAAAACGGACTATGCAAAGAAtttattttttgacttttttttttttttcaaatgttttttcttttccaaTCTAGTCTTCCCAATACCGCCTGCTGTTGGAGcactcttcctggagctgatggtCCTTCTGCTGTTGTCTTTGGGGGTTGCTATATATGGCCGTGCAGCCAACCAGGAATCTGAAGAGCTTGAAAAGCACTTGCTTGTTACTCATGAAAACTAAATCTTAAATAAAAATCTTTCTCACTATGTCACTTGATCATTATTACAGCATGTTTTTAAATTAAACACTCCACTCAACCACAATAAATTGTATACTGGAGAAACTGATCCTAGAAAACCCTCTTTATTCCACGTCCATTAGCCCTGACCCTTCACCCCAACCAATTAAGTTAATTAGGCTGTTGGCTTTATTGTTGCATAGTTCAGAAACTGGATAGTAGGAATAGTCCTGTCCAGTGCGGCACTTGATCTTGAAATCCTCCTCTGGTTAATTCTTGATATTCAGAAGCAATGATGCATTAAGTAGGCCGAGACTCAGCCGGCTTCTTGTCATGTGTATGATAGAGTTTCCGAAGGCTTGAGTCCAGCAACAAGTCCACTGATCTGAAGAATGAAACGTGTATAGTTAGTTGGACTACAACAGTTTCGCATAAACTGATTCAAAGAGCCATGACAATCATGTACCATGGGTTTACCTGACTGGAACACGCAGCATTTTGGGTCAGATAAGCCCATGTTTGGGCTGTGAATGGCTCCTTAGTTGGATTTTTGACACAGTACTGTGCTCAGATAAGTATTTGGTGCCCTTACTATGGACTAATCTCGGATGCTAATGTTCAATGTACATTTGTGTGCCAAACACCATCTGATATCTCGATGCTTAAAGTGCTCTGAAGGAGCTAATCCTACAACTGCTGTCTGACGGAGAGCTCTTGTGCTGCTTATCACTGATCTAAGGTCACACAAcagcaaatttaaattttttttactactggggagggggaacataatacaggtccttctaaaaaaaattagcatattgtgataaagttcattattttctgtaatgtactgataaacactagactttcatatattttagattcattacacacaactgaagtagttcaagccttttattgttttaatattgatgattttggaatacagctcatgaaaactccaaattcctatctaaaaaaattagcatattccatccgaccaataaaagtgtttttaatacaaaaaaagtcaaccttcaaatatgttcagttctgcactcaatacttggtcgggaatccttttgcagaaatgactgcttcaatgcggcgtggcatggaggcaatcagcctgtggcactgctgaggtgttatggaggcccaggatgcttcgatagcagccttgagctcatccagagtgttgggtcttgcgtctctaaactttctcttcccaatatcccacagattctctatggggttcaggtcaggagagttggcaggccaattgagcacagtaataccatggtcagtaaaccatttaccagtggttttggcactgtgagcaggtgccaggtcgtgcttaaaaatgaaatcttcatctccataaagcttttcagcagatggaagcatgaagtgctcccaaatctcctgatagctagctgcattgaccctgcccttgataaacacagtggaccaacaccagtagctgacatggcaccccagaccatcactgtctgtgggtacttgacactggacttcaggcattttggcatttccctctccccagtcttcctccagattctggcaccttgatttccaaatgacatgcaaaatttgctttcatccgaaaaaagtactttggaccactgagcaacagtccagtgctgcttctctgttgCCCaagtcaggtgcttctgccgctgtgtctggttcaaaagtggcttgacctggggaatgcggcacctgtagcccatttcctgcacacggtggctctggatgtttctactccagactcagtccactgcttccgcagatcccccaaggtctggaatcggtacttctccacaatcttcctcagggtccggtcacctcttctcgttgtgcagcgttttctgccacactttttccttcccacagacttcccactcaggtgccttgatacagcactctgggaacagcctattcgttcagaaatttctttgtcttaccctcttgcatgagggtgtcaatgatggccttctggacagcagtcaggtcggcagtcttacccatgattgcggttttgagtaatgaaccaggctgggagtttttaaccccttaaggaccaggccactttttgcaaatctgaccagtgtcactttaagtgctcataactttaaaacgctttgacttacccaggccgttctaagattgatttttttcgtcacatattgtacttcatgacactgctaaaattgggtcaaagttaattttatttttttatgcaaaaaaatttaccaaaaattttgaaaaattagcaaatttcaaagtttcagtttctctacttctgtaatacataggaatacccccaaaaattgtgatgactttacattccccatatgtctacttcatgtttgtagcattttgggaatgatatatattttattttttggggatgttacaaggcttagaagtttagaagcaaattttgaaatttttcagaaatcttcaaaatcccactttttatggaccgttCAGGTTtggtcatattgtgaggcttagatgatagaaacctcccaaaaatgaccccattctagaaactacacccctcaaagtattcaaaactgttttttcaaactttattaaccctttaggtcttccacaagagttaatggcagatggagaaacaattttgaaatttctatattttggaaaattttccattttaacccttactttattactggaaaaaatgggttaacagccaaacaaaactcaaaatgggttgccctgattctgtagtttgcagaaacaccccatatgtggtcgtaaactactgtttggctaaacggcaggacatagaaggggaacaccatatggtttttggaaggcagattttgctgggctggtttatttacaccatgtaccccctgatgcaccccctagagtagaaactccataaaagtgaccccatctaggaaactacgggataaggtggttttGGGActctttttggggtaaatttgatttttggttgctctatattacttttttttgaggcactgtaacaaaaaaattattctaaaattgtttctacataagctatttagttttgtggaacacctaaagggttaagtctgtaaagtaacttttgaataccttaaggggtgtagtttcttagatggggtcagatggagtttctagtctaggctacatcagggggggcttctaatgggacatggtgtcaaaaaaaaactgtccatcaaaatctgccttccagaaaccgtatggagtgcctttcgttctatgccctgccgtgcggctatatagccgtttacgaccacatatggggtgtttctgcgaactacagaatcggggcaataaatatttagttttgtttggctgttaacccttgctttattactggcaaaatggattcaaattgaaaaaaatgggtgttttggcacagtttttattttatatttttaacaccgttcatccgaggcgtttggtcaaaagttatttttatagcgatgacttttacgcacgcgacgatgcccaatatgtatggctcccAGACTTTGGAggcactaagcaggcatcctaaaactgcggccctccagatgttgtaaaactacaattcccaccatgccctgctgatggctgtaggttgtctgggcatgctgggagttatagttttacaacatctggagggccgcagtttgaggatgcctgcactaaaactaatattttttgggggaaagaaattgtttccgtgtctccagtctgagagccatagtgttttatgttctctagtgcagtgtttcccaaccagtgtgcctccagctgttgcaaaactacaactcccagcatgcccgcacagccaaaggctgtcaaggcatgctgggagttgtagttttgcaacagctggaggcacactggttgggaaacactgctctagtggactgttggattataaaaatttagtactccatggaagtgtgatactccctgaagcaatcaataatgcagaggcctggatgatcggggcacgtgtcgcattgagtagtggtgtccttccgtatccccctcttgtgacacactctgcactttttttttgggttcgtcccttctttccagtatgggggaccacacctggaaagtgttgaccagggacaatccgggcgcctccagttcccgaggtactccggcctgctctttcccggtccaaaaagatcagttccttgaggactgcctcatagaattggaggaatgtccctgtgctgccagcgcttcgggatagtacaaaagagttgtacatggcaacctgtaccaagtagaccgcaactattttgtaccatgcccaggttttgcacatggcgttatatggcgtgaggacttgatctctctgatcaactcctcccatataccgatttgtagtcaacgatacaatcgggcttgaggaccgttgccgcggtacctcgcacagagactggggtggtgctgttaccgtggattgtgggcagcataaggacatccctcttgtccttatacctgaccagcaacaggtttccactggtaagtgcacaggtctcacccctggggataggtacctggagggggtaggcagggaggccgcattgatttttctgcacggtcccacaagcagacgtggatctggcagcaaggtataagttatccacgtacaagtggtaaccattatccagcagtgggtacataaggtcccacacgagtttcccactaacacccagaggtggggggacattctgggggttgaatacaggaatcttgcccctcgtacacatgaaatttgtaagtgtaccctgaggtactcacaaattttgtatagcttcacgccatacctcgcccgctttgtgggaatatattggcggaaactgagtctccccttgaacgcaacgagagactcatcaaccgtgacctcccttccaggtacataggcctccatgaatttggccccaaagtgatcgatgaccggccgtatcaccgcagggtggacatgctgcattatcggaataatggagacatttccggatggcctcaaaccggtgacatgtcatgaccatactgtacagtggggtctggtaaagGACAttctgggttagggttagatggaagtttggaataaaagtactttctcccccccccccccccttctttccctgcctaacggtgcctctccctcactgaccctaacctacctgggtggcgatgggtgcaggagggtgatggatgccgattagggggggggggggggaggaacgcaggagctggacgatgctgcacggtcagggtgctggaccggaagaggaggggagagaggagcgcaggaagtttgaatcttgtgcctctctcccctgcaccaatcggcaccctggacagcggtgttcagcaccagggccagcaccgcctctccaaatcttcggactgcgattggtgtaTAATtatgccaccgatcgcagtctttttccggttcatcaggtcacaggacacccgaatggaccggaaacgcagaaaaccgcaggtctgaacagCCGGcgtcctgttccgattaacccccacgGTGCCGGAATTCCGATTTTAAGtcgggtccttaaggactcgggaaatagggcataccggtacgtcctatgtccttaaggggttaaaagcctcaggaatattttgcaggtgtttagagttagttgattcagatgattaggttaatagctcgtttagtgaaacttttcatgatatgcaaatttttttagatgggaattttgggttttcatgagctgtatgccaaaatcatcaatattaaaacaataaaaggcttgaactacttcagttggtgtgtaatgaatctaaaatgtatgaaagtctaatgtttatcagtacattacagaaaataatgaactttatcacaatatgctattatCCTAttaatggctgttaaaaatggaTGACTGGAAAGCGGATGCAAAATGGCCGTGGAAAACTTATTTTCTCCTGTTTTTGTGTAggtaccctaagggctcattcacacaacaatGAAAATTGTTTTCAGAACCAATTAGTCTATGGAGCTAGTCACATGGCTGTTGTATTTTAATGGTCAGTAAACagcagcctttaaaaaaaaaaaaaataattgaaaattaCCTATTTCCCCTATGCCCATGACTGCACCCTTGAGACTGCATCAATCCAGGATAGGAAATGGGAACTTCCATGGAGGGCTTTAAGGAGGGGCTCTGCCCCTGTAACACCAGTTCCTGTGCTACTGGATAGTACATGCTGTGTAAGGCTGCAGGAGGCTCCCCCATGCGGTTACCTGgttcagactaaggcctcattcacacacatGTAGACCACGGCTTGTGAAAACCCAGCCTGTCGTTCTGCTGAGTTCACGGCGTCATTGATTGCTATGATGCTGTGCTGCTTACTTTGTCATACAAATAAAGTGCACTGCATAGAAAGTGTTAGACACTTGTttcaggccccatgcacatgactatTTTTGATCTGCAACAATTTATTTCGATGGGTGCAAataacgtggatggcactgtctgcatccatatgtccattctgctgccTGGCAAAGAGAAAACGTCTGCAAAACTGACctggataggacatttctatagaataaaaaaaagcacGTTGCCAGTATCTGTGTTAAGGATctgcagtcgtgtgcaagaggccttagagtgaaAACATGGGTATTTTGTGATGTTTTCTGCACTTAAAGGCCCCTGTCAGACAAGCATGTTTGGTGTGGAAAACTGGCACTGTGTGAGCGAGATTCCCcaacactgtcgtgtgcaagaggccgaaTTCTGTAGAAATGAGGTCAGGCAGAGACTCTCAGCATTATAAATTATTAAAAGGAGCAGTGATCCTGTCCATTGTGGAAATCTCACTCCTACTTGGATTCTGATTTCCACAGGGGCCAACCCTGTGGTCTTTAAGGTACAAATATCAGCACTAGGTGTTAAAGTCTGAGATTTAAAAAAAGCAGGATAGATAAGTATTTTCTGCATGGTggcactttattttatttttttctcccccctatttgttttttgtttgtttttttaattcaaaatgcAGCATATTGGAGCTTTAGGGATTTTTCATTTCCTCTATAGAGTGAAATGCTGCTCAAACACTGGTTTTGAAAGAtgccacgaaaaaaaaaaatctccaagggTTCTTTGCACACTAACTTTGCACTGgtggttttttatatatatatataattttttattttttttccctacagTGAAAGATGTAAACAAacaagcaaactacaacatgctgtgtttttgaaatggaaataaaaaataaaaaaaacacaatctaATTTTGAAAATCCATTAGCAAATAACATTTTGTACATCCTACATATTGTGTTTACCAAAGACCTTCAGTTACCATGAAGCTGGTGTTTAAAGCCAGCAAAAACCTATTTGTGAAAGCGGTATAAAAACAGCATGCAGTTTTGTTTTCCTGTGAGGGGGAAAAAATGGCAGAGCAAATTTCGTCTAAGGGCCACCAGGGTAGTTgcatgcacacttttttttttttttttgagccaaagccagaaaggTATACTAGGAGGATTGTCTGCTTTATATTGATTATGGCTAAAACGATTACTTGATACAAActttttgcattgaggatttgtttgtgccatgtgaccactgAGTGAGTacagcgcttgctattactcacgctccatggtctcccgctggcccgcaccgcactggatcctgacatacagtcaggtcccaGTGCAGCGCGTGAAGATTATCTCTGGAGTGTCGGCAACGCTCCTACAGGAGAGGTAtgcattttatttcactggcgctggggacttGTGGCTAGGAGGGGAAGATGGTGAGACTGTGGGAGGGAGAAGCTGATGGCGGGggtctgagtttttataaaggaaaacgttcttttaataattttttttttttcttggagtACTcaatttttgtaataatgtatTCTACCAATtaataatcgatagctgcagccctaaattgacctatcctcagcctaggcacccctgacaatcagctgtttaaggagaGCAGTGTTCGTACAAGTgctaccttctcttcattgtttacctgctcgccgttgcaaCCACAGCAGTGAGCGGTGGTAGTTACGagtaagccgtcccattcacttcaacaggaTGACTCGTTTCTATACATTTGAATGGAAAGGATCCatcccattgaagagaatgggacaGCTTACTTGTAATTGCACCTGCTCACCTCTGTGGTCAGGGGCAGATTTGCCATTGACCTTACAGGGCATTTTCCCAGGGGGCTTCCCAACCCCTCCTATCtgccgctggctgggtacataatgtgGTAATTAATGCTGCAAGTATCAAGTAatcatgtacccagccagtgacTGAACATGCCCTCCTAAATTCAACTGttatggcccacatctcacctcacCCCTGCCCCATatgttaatcagagacaactgaaaGAGAACAtaaaatggcagctattgatgggcCCCCACAGAGCAAAAGactttggggcaatatattgtgctgcgctaTGGTCTTGCTGAACCCTTCTACTTACGTTGCGCTGCTTCCTGTCAATTTACACCCTCCTACAACAGGgggccacttttagatttttcCCCAGGGctattttaagttcccagtccacccctggctgTGGTtgcaatggcgagcaggtaaacaagaaAGAGGAGGTAGAGCTTGTATAAGCGCTGCTCTGTctttatacagctgattggcgggggtgccaggtgttacccctgccagtctgatattgatgacctatcctgagggtaggacatAAATTATAAATAAAGTGGACAACTCTTAAGTAAGGAAGTATGCGTCTCCATCCACTTCTAGCTTTGGCTCAAGAACTACATGTGATTCTAGCCTTATTGGGAAGCTCTTGTCCACCCCCTTTAGAGACCATAACACTACAGTAACACCCACCTGTCTATTGGTGTTATAATGACAGGAATAGCGCTGAGTCCTATTGCAGTCGTAGCCCACTTGCGTACTGGGAGCGGCCAGCGGGTGACACGTCCCATCAAGTAAAGAGAAGCAGCACATAGCCGGTTGATGGTAAATCCAGGAATGGCCACAGATGCAAGAGCTTGCCACACAAAGGTATCTACCACAGCCACCGTGATATCTGCTGTCCGACCTGGACCATCAGTGTTTGCCTGTAGACAGAGAAGGTAATACACACACTTAAATGAAATGTTTAGATTTAGTATTGCCCAACTAAAGTGTGAAGTGATacgcatttaaaaataaaataaaaatctttaacTTCAACATCTTGGCATCTAAATTGTTAACCCCTGAGGTCTGACATTGACTACGCCATTTAAGATATTGAACTGTCGAGGTCAGTCTCTGGACCCAGCCATTTTAGCAGAGGCTATGCCCGCACCATCCCTGTGTCATGCATTTACAGTTCTTTGTATTAACTACATACCACCATAAATTGTGGCCAGCATTATGTTAGAGCCTGGCGTAATccatcttaaaaataaaaaaaatcagtaatTAACCAGGACGAAATACCTGAGCTGCTTTGCGCCCTTTATCTGCTGCATCTGCAGTTACATAGGCTGTGGCTACACCATATGTTGCCCAAACAAGAGCTTTAGGTACCAGGGCACGAAATGATTCACCAACTTCATTGGCATAGCCTGAAAGATAGAAAAATTATAAACTAGTGTTTATTCTTCTTAAAGCGGTTATCCaggaatttaatattgatgacctatcctcagtataggtgatcaatatcacatcagcgggggtccaacctCCATGTGGGACATACATACAGGAAACAAAGTCTCTAAAGCTACAAATGAacattgcaagtgcccagggatgATGTTTATACTAAATGTGTCGGTGTGGATAACTCCCCTGTTTAGCTTTGAGCCAGCCTTGTATCCTCCTGACGTCACTCTCTTTGACATCTGAAATGCTGCGCCTGCGCACATCACTGCCAGGCCGGGGCATGCTCTGTAAACTACCCTCCAGATGGACTATTCTCTAGGTTCCAGTGCTGCTCTTGATCTACTTCTTTCATGTTCTCTGATTTTGCGGCTTTAAATGGTGCATGGTGCATGGGCACTACATTCCACTATGCCGCTGCCCACAGGGGGTAGTGTACAGTGCCTGGCAGTGATGTGCGCAGGCAAAGGAGTTCA
This portion of the Bufo gargarizans isolate SCDJY-AF-19 chromosome 1, ASM1485885v1, whole genome shotgun sequence genome encodes:
- the MTFP1 gene encoding mitochondrial fission process protein 1, which gives rise to MAQHPLHSAEPDLYRDTWVRYLGYANEVGESFRALVPKALVWATYGVATAYVTADAADKGRKAAQANTDGPGRTADITVAVVDTFVWQALASVAIPGFTINRLCAASLYLMGRVTRWPLPVRKWATTAIGLSAIPVIITPIDRSVDLLLDSSLRKLYHTHDKKPAESRPT